A window from Dioscorea cayenensis subsp. rotundata cultivar TDr96_F1 chromosome 10, TDr96_F1_v2_PseudoChromosome.rev07_lg8_w22 25.fasta, whole genome shotgun sequence encodes these proteins:
- the LOC120270018 gene encoding protein CMSS1 isoform X2 has protein sequence MAGKLHKSPKPKRPSSLHATNKKKVKKRNFANPNLIPLGKNPIVADFENKANEELRNKKKKGKEAEHDALLLSTLPAAQQLRFFLDSYQSANGIKLSPLELEAFKDTSVAELPQEVAQDVDNFSDHIKTAFDDSWREALCEGKLSDGIDAGSPAVLVISASALRSLELLRGLKKFTKECRPAKLFAKHMKVEDQVSILKGRVNIASGTPSRIKKLIDMDAMILSRLTLVVLDMHRDAKGYTLLTLKQIRDEFWDLYKSHFHPRLLQGDTRFCFYGSRSGAETEKARTTAAIETILRRSPATSTNPKTF, from the exons ATGGCGGGCAAGTTGCACAAATCCCCCAAACCAAAGAGACCCTCTTCGCTCCATGCCACCAATAAGAAGAAGGTCAAGAAGAGGAATTTcgcaaaccctaatctcatccCCCTTGGCAAGAACCCCATCGTAGCCGACTTTGAGAACAAGGCCAATGAGGAACTgaggaacaagaagaagaagggcaaagAGGCGGAGCATGATGCCTTGCTTCTATCTACCCTCCCTGCTGCCCAGCAACTCCGCTTCTTTCTGGACAGCTACCAATCCGCCAACGGGATTAAGCTCTCCCCTCTCGAACTGGAGGCTTTCAAAG ATACAAGTGTTGCAGAGCTTCCTCAAGAAGTGGCACAAGATGTGGATAATTTCAGTGACCATATAAAGACCGCCTTTGATGACTCATGGAGAGAAGCGCTTTGTGAGGGAAAGCTTTCAGATGGAATTGATGCTGGAAGCCCGGCAGTCCTTGTTATCAGTGCATCTGCTCTGAGATCATTGGAGCTCCTCag GGGCTTGAAGAAGTTCACTAAAGAATGTCGTCCAGCAAAGCTATTTGCAAAACATATGAAAGTGGAAGATCAG gTCTCAATTCTTAAAGGACGAGTCAATATTGCTAGTGGAACACCAAGCAG GATCAAGAAGTTAATTGATATGGATGCGATGATCCTATCACGCTTAACACTTGTTGTGTTGGACATGCACAGAGATGCAAAAGGTTATACACTACTAACACTAAAACAAATCAG AGATGAATTTTGGGATTTGTACAAGAGCCACTTTCATCCGAGGCTTCTACAAGGTGATACCCGCTTCTGCTTTTATGGTTCAAGATCTGGTGCGGAGACTGAAAAG GCACGCACGACTGCTGCTATTGAAACCATACTCCGTCGATCTCCAGCGACATCAACAAATCCTAAAACCTTTTAG
- the LOC120270292 gene encoding zinc finger MYM-type protein 1-like produces the protein MERFFKSIPKSIETRTGSASDVSTVAQKKSRVEFDPSDIIADPGLRKPIEEYDTGTRDQVRREYLLMGPCQPVGHNFPRKQQGKDLRSFKEVWFQKFDWLEYSMEKDAAYCFYCYLFKQPSGDKLGIDAFTKTRFSNWKKAVEVFTEHVGGVNSNHNNARRHCEDFKNQRQSVSHIFSSHSKEMEVAYRARVTAVLRVVRFLLLQGLAFRGHDESSSSTNRGNFLEMLNWYGTEVESVGRVINENALGNNQMTSPQIQKELVRACAEETTRAIINEIGDSHFSILLDESRDKSVKEQMVVIVRFVNKQGRVIERFLDVEHVADTSAPSLKTVLDGLFARFGLSISRLRGQGYDGASNMKGQFNGLKTLILNENPFAFYVHCFARQLQLVVVSVARNILAISDFFSYVTMIVSIVGASCKRRDALLQKHHDKIVEKLEKDEIFSRRGQHQETNLARPVLEVLENVCNDGNVVEQRGTTSGLIQRMESFEFIFILHLMIKVLGLTNDLSNALQQKDQNIVNAMGLIVTMKELMQDLRENGWGTFLEEVRSFCVEMSVSVPNMEDSIPVRGRSRRGRQLVTYYHHYHAEIFIAVIDLLTAEMNNRFSETSTELLRCIACLDPRNSFSRFDYGMLVRLA, from the exons atggagaggttttttaaatctataccAAAAAGTATTGAAACAAGAACTGGTTCAGCGTCTGATGTAAGTACTGTTGCACAAAAGAAAAGTCGTGTCGAGTTTGATCCGAGTGATATCATTGCCGACCCAGGGCTTCGAAAACCAATCGAGGAATATGACACAGGAACAAGAGATCAAGTAAGGAGAGAGTATTTGTTAATGGGTCCATGTCAACCAGTTGGCCACAATTTTCCTAGAAAACAACAAGGAAAAGATTTGAGAAGCTTTAAAGAAGTGTGGTTTCAGAAATTTGATTGGTTGGAATATAGTATGGAGAAAGATGCagcttattgtttttattgctaTCTTTTTAAGCAACCAAGCGGTGATAAACTTGGGATTGATGCCTTCACGAAGACAAGGTTTAGCAATTGGAAGAAAGCAGTGGAAGTTTTCACTGAGCATGTTGGTGGAGTTAATAGCAACCACAACAATGCAAGGCGACATTGTGAGGATTTCAAAAATCAGAGGCAAAGCGTGTCGCATATATTCTCTTCTCATAGCAAAGAAATGGAGGTTGCATATAGAGCTCGTGTCACTGCTGTTTTACGTGTTGTTAGATTTCTTCTGTTGCAAGGTCTTGCTTTTCGTGGACATGATGAATCTTCAAGTTCTACTAACAGGGGCAACTTTTTAGAGATGCTGAATTGGTATGGAACAGAAGTTGAAAGTGTTGGTCGTGTGATTAATGAAAATGCTCTtggaaataatcaaatgacCTCTCCACAAATACAGAAAGAATTAGTGAGGGCTTGTGCAGAAGAGACCACGCGGGCTATTATTAATGAGATTGGAGATAGTCATTTCTCTATACTTCTTGATGAGTCTCGTGACAAATCAGTAAAAGAGCAAATGGTTGTGATTGTAAGGTTTGTGAATAAGCAAGGTCGAgtaattgaaagatttcttgATGTTGAACATGTTGCTGATACTTCAGCCCCTTCATTAAAGACAGTTTTGGATGGATTGTTTGCCCGTTTTGGTTTATCTATTTCTAGATTGAGAGGGCAAGGATATGATGGAGCTTCTAATATGAAAGGGCAATTTAATGGGTTGAAgacattaattttgaatgaaaatccattTGCTTTTTATGTCCATTGCTTTGCCCGCCAATTACAGTTGGTTGTAGTTTCTGTTGCGAGGAACATTTTGGCTATTAGTGATTTTTTCAGCTATGTCACTATGATTGTGAGCATTGTGGGTGCTTCCTGTAAAAGGAGAGATGCATTGCTTCAGAAGCACCATGATAAGATTGTGGAGAAATTGGAGAAAGATGAGATCTTTTCAAGAAGAGGCCAACATCAAGAGACTAATCTTGCAAGACCTG TATTAGAGGTGTTAGAGAATGTGTGTAATGATGGAAATGTTGTAGAGCAAAGAGGCACAACATCGGGTTTGATACAAAGGATGGagagttttgaatttatatttatcttgcaTTTGATGATCAAAGTACTGGGATTAACTAATGACTTGTCAAATGCCTTGCAGCAGAAAGATCAAAACATTGTTAATGCAATGGGGTTGATTGTAACTATGAAAGAACTTATGCAAGACTTGAGAGAAAATGGATGGGGTACATTTTTGGAAGAAGTCAGGAGCTTCTGTGTTGAAATGTCAGTTTCAGTGCCTAATATGGAAGATAGTATACCAGTTCGAGGCCGTTCGAGACGTGGAAGGCAATTGGTTACTTATTACCATCATTATCATGCAGAGATCTTTATTGCAGTGATTGATTTACTTACTGCTGAGATGAATAACCGATTTAGTGAAACTTCTACAGAGTTATTAAGATGTATTGCTTGTCTTGATCCAAGAAACTCTTTTTCCAGATTCGATTATGGTATGCTTGTTCGACTTGCTTAG
- the LOC120270018 gene encoding protein CMSS1 isoform X1, which produces MAGKLHKSPKPKRPSSLHATNKKKVKKRNFANPNLIPLGKNPIVADFENKANEELRNKKKKGKEAEHDALLLSTLPAAQQLRFFLDSYQSANGIKLSPLELEAFKDTSVAELPQEVAQDVDNFSDHIKTAFDDSWREALCEGKLSDGIDAGSPAVLVISASALRSLELLRGLKKFTKECRPAKLFAKHMKVEDQVSILKGRVNIASGTPSRIKKLIDMDAMILSRLTLVVLDMHRDAKGYTLLTLKQIRDEFWDLYKSHFHPRLLQGDTRFCFYGSRSGAETEKIHYSLSQARTTAAIETILRRSPATSTNPKTF; this is translated from the exons ATGGCGGGCAAGTTGCACAAATCCCCCAAACCAAAGAGACCCTCTTCGCTCCATGCCACCAATAAGAAGAAGGTCAAGAAGAGGAATTTcgcaaaccctaatctcatccCCCTTGGCAAGAACCCCATCGTAGCCGACTTTGAGAACAAGGCCAATGAGGAACTgaggaacaagaagaagaagggcaaagAGGCGGAGCATGATGCCTTGCTTCTATCTACCCTCCCTGCTGCCCAGCAACTCCGCTTCTTTCTGGACAGCTACCAATCCGCCAACGGGATTAAGCTCTCCCCTCTCGAACTGGAGGCTTTCAAAG ATACAAGTGTTGCAGAGCTTCCTCAAGAAGTGGCACAAGATGTGGATAATTTCAGTGACCATATAAAGACCGCCTTTGATGACTCATGGAGAGAAGCGCTTTGTGAGGGAAAGCTTTCAGATGGAATTGATGCTGGAAGCCCGGCAGTCCTTGTTATCAGTGCATCTGCTCTGAGATCATTGGAGCTCCTCag GGGCTTGAAGAAGTTCACTAAAGAATGTCGTCCAGCAAAGCTATTTGCAAAACATATGAAAGTGGAAGATCAG gTCTCAATTCTTAAAGGACGAGTCAATATTGCTAGTGGAACACCAAGCAG GATCAAGAAGTTAATTGATATGGATGCGATGATCCTATCACGCTTAACACTTGTTGTGTTGGACATGCACAGAGATGCAAAAGGTTATACACTACTAACACTAAAACAAATCAG AGATGAATTTTGGGATTTGTACAAGAGCCACTTTCATCCGAGGCTTCTACAAGGTGATACCCGCTTCTGCTTTTATGGTTCAAGATCTGGTGCGGAGACTGAAAAG ATTCATTACTCTCTCTCTCAGGCACGCACGACTGCTGCTATTGAAACCATACTCCGTCGATCTCCAGCGACATCAACAAATCCTAAAACCTTTTAG